CGGATGTTTCGAACAGGAAGTCCCGGGACGCGGTGACACGCTGACGCAGGCCCGCCAGGTCCACGCCCACCAGCGCACCCCGCCACTTGCGGACCTGTCCAGCCACGATGACGGTGTCCACGTTGCTCTGCTCCAGGAGCGTCACCACGGCGCCCAGTGCGTTGTTGAGCGGGGCCACGTTGAGCGCGTCCGTCCTCAAGAGAATCAGGTCCGCTTCCTTGCCCGGCGTGAGCGTGCCCACCCGCTTCGACAAGTGCGCTGCCCTCGCGCCCTCCACCGTGGCGAAGCGCAGGACGTCGCGGCAGGTGAGCATGGGCGGCAGGTCCTTCTCTCCGCGCAGGGCCCGCTCGTTCACCAGCGCTCGCTGCAGCGTGTAGACCGTCCGCATCTGCGTGAAGAAGTCCGCGGTCATCGTGCACTCCACATCCACGCTGAGCGACGGCTGGAGCCCGAAGGCCAGCACCTTCTCCAGCGGGGGCATCCCGTGCCGCATCGTCATCTCGATGGGCGCCGCGATGGAGATCCCTCCCTCTGTGTCCTTCATCCACTTCCACGGCGCATCTCCTTCCAGGCCGGAGACGTGGATGTATTCATTGTCCTCGCCCAGAAGCCCTTCACGGCCCAGTTCTTCCAGGACGGCGCCATGTCCCCGGCGGCCCACCACGTGCGTCACGATGAGCACGTCCACCTCGCGCGCCAGCGCCCAGGTGTCCCGGAAGCCCGGCGTGAACCAGCGTCACCAGCGCGTGCTCACCGGACGCGAAGTGCTGTTGCTTCAGCCGGGGCAGGTCCTTCGGGTACGCGGTTGCCCTTCTTGCCCGTGCCGAACGCGAACACCGCCCGCCGCCCGGCGTCCTTCAAAGCCTGCACCAGCGCGTCCGAGTGCTCCGGCGTGTGGATCACCTGCGACGTGTCCACCACCGTGGTGACGCCTGCGTCCAGTTGGCTGAGCGATCCCAGCAGCACGGAGGCATACACGTCCTCCGAACGGTACGCGGGCGTCAGCTTGCCGATGATCTCCTCGAAGTAGTTCCGCTCCCCGGGCGCGCGGTCGTCATCCGTCACCAGCCCTTCCGCCAGTGCGCCTCGCAGCGCCGTCTCGAACTGGTGGTGGTGCGTGTCGATGACGCCCGGCATCACGATGCAGTCCGCCGCGTCGATGACCGCCGCGTCCGGCGCCTTCACGTCCGGCCCCGCCTCCACGATGCGCCGCCCCTCCACCAGCACGTCCGCGCGGGCGAAGTCCCCCACCGCCGGGGACATGCTCATCACCACGCCGCCCTTCACCAGGTAGCGGCGGTCCGCCTTCCCCGTGTCCGAAGGCAGCACTTCGCGAGCAGGCACCGTCCCCCGTCGAAGACATCCCGAGCCCAGCAGCAGGGCCCCCGCGAACAGCGCTCTCCTGCGCGTCAGCCCCACTCCACGATGCGCCTCACACATCCCGCCGATCCCAGTCATCGAGGGTCCCCACCCATGATGCCGGGAGTAGGGGAGAGCCACGGAGGGACCTTCGCCATCCGTCCAGCGGCAGACTCCGCTATCCGGAAACCGCGAGCGGGTGGTTCCAGTAGAGCGCGTGAATGCGTTCGACCTCCGCGTGGAAGTCGAACTGGAAGCCACCCGTCACTCGGAGGACCTGGGCCTCCAGGTGGGTCTTCCGCGTGAAGGGGATGCCCCAGAGTCTCAGCGCCTCCTCCAGTTCCGTCCTTGTCGTCGACGGCTCCAGGAACCAGCCTGTGAGCTCCAGGCTGGTGAAGACCCCCACGCCGTCGTCGATCTCCAGGCAGATGAGCCGACCGTGCTCCAGGTATAGCTGCACGGCGCCGTAGAACCAGAGGACGGCGCCAGCGTCCCTCGATATGGACATCACCTCCTCGGGGACTCCCAGCAGGTCCACCAGTTCATCGGAGGTCATCGAGGGCCGCAACGGCTCCAGGCTCCCGACCTTCAGGGCGCGCACGAAGTCGATGGCCACGTGACGTCCCCGACGAACATCCTCGAACGCGGTCACCTCCGGATGCCTGCGCCGGACCTGCTCCAGAGCCTCCGTCTCCGCGGTGAAGCCTTCGGGAGGAAGTCCCTGAAGGGGCAACTCCTTCGGCATGGGGCCGAGGTAGTCCTCGTACAAGGAGAGCTCGTACGACGCAGGCTCCCCAGGTGGATCGTACCGGCGGAGCAGGAACGTCCGTCCCTCCCCGGTGGTCGCGAATACAGTCCTGCGCTCGGTGATGGCCATGCGTTCATGTCCAAGGTAGCGGGTGGGACCCGGACGTCCACCCGCGGACATGCTGACATGCCACGGTGGATCCGTTCAGGTGGCTCCACGACACACCTCGCACAACCCGGCGGAACAGCTCGCGCCGGAGGAGAAAATGCGGATCCACCGGGAGTGTTCATCCCCACCCGACAGGGTGCCCCGCTGATCCGTGCTACAGGCCGGTTCCTTGATCAGCCGGAGAGCGGGTGTTAGCACCGCCGAACGCCCGCGGGTTCCCTCGTTCCGCGCCGTCCCTGAGCCTCCAAGTGAACGCCCTCGCCCAAGCCCCTTCGCCTTCGCTTCCCAGTGCCGGCGTCATCTGGACCCGCACGCTGGAAGCCATCCGTCAGGAGGGGCTGCACTACGCCCTCACCTGGCTGGAGCGGATGCGCCCCATGGAGGTGCGCGAGAACGCCTTGGTCCTGGGCGTGCCGGACCGCTTCTTCCGCGACTGGGTGGATGACCACTACCGCGCCATGCTGGAGACGCACCTGGCCCGGCTGGAGCCGTCCCTGGGCCGCGTCGCCTATGAGGTCGTCGTCGGCATCCCGCCGTCCGCGGACCTGCCGCCCACGCCCATCGTCAAGGTGAACTCGCTGCGGCCCGCGCGGCTCAACCCGCGCTTCACCTTCGACACCTACGTCGTCGCGGACAGCAACCAGCTCCCCGCCGCCGCCGCGCAGGCCGTGGCCCACCGGCCGGGCCACAACTACAACCCGCTCTACATCTACGGCGGCACCGGCCTGGGCAAGACACACCTGCTCCAGGCGGTGGGCAATCACATCTGGGAGAAGGACCCCACCCAGCGCATCGTCTACCTCTCCAGCGAGCAGTTCACGAACGAGTACGTGGAGAGCGTGCGCGAGCACCGCATGACGGACTTCCGCCGGAAGTTCCGCGAAGAGTGCGACGTGCTGCTCATCGACGACATCCAGTTCCTGGGCAAGCGCGAGGAGACGCAGAAGGAGTTCTTCTACACCTTCGAGACGCTCTTCGGCCTCAACAAGGCCATCGTGCTCACCAGCGACATGGTGCCCGCGGAAGTGCCCGGCATGGAGGACCGCCTGCGCAGCCGCTTCGCCATGGGCTTGATGGCGGACATCCGCGAGCCCTCCTATGAGACGCGCGTCGCCATCCTCCAGAAGAAGGCGGAGCAGGAGGGCCTCGACCTGCCGGACCCCGTGGCGCACTTCATCGCCAAGCACGTGCAGAAGAACGTGCGTGAACTGGAAGGCGCGCTCGTGAAGCTGTCCGCGATGCACAGCCTCACCAAGCAGCCGGTGACGGAGGAGTTCGCGTCCCAGGTGCTGCGCGACATCCTGCCCGCGCAGCGCGCCGTGGACGTGGACGCCATCCAGCGCGAGGTGGCCCGCTTCTACAAGGTGACGGTCGAAGCGCTGAAGGAGGACCGGCGCCACAAGGCGCTCGCGCACGCGCGCCAGGTGGCCATGTACCTGAGCCGCAAGCTGACGAAGAGCTCCTTCCCGGAGATCGCCTCGCGCTTCAACAAGGACCACTCCACCGTCATCTCCGCCGTGCGCAAGGTCGAAGGCCTGCGGGAGACGGACGCGGCCGTGCACCGCGACCTGTCGGAGCTGGAGACGAAGCTCGGCGGCATGTAGCCCGCCTCAGGGTTGTGCAGGCTGTGACGGGGCGGAGACCTCCTCGAGCGTCCTGCCGCTCTCCTGGTCGCTGAGCTCCGCCGAGACATCTCCCAGCGAGAGGATGCCCACCAGCCGCTTGGCCCGGTTCAACACCAGGATGCGGCGGATCTGCGAGGCCCTCATCTTCTGGGCCGCCTGGGTGAGGTCGTCGTCGTCGTAGACGAACTCCACTCCCCGGGTCATCGCCTGGGCCACCTGGGTGCGCTCGGCGTCCAGTCCCTGCGCCACCGCGCGGATGACGATGTCCCGGTCCGTGACGATGCCCACCAACTGGTCGCCGTCACACACGGGGATGGGTCCCACGTTCAGCAGGCGCATCTTCTCCGCGGCGATCCTCAGGGAATCAGACGGGCGGACGACCTCCACGTCGGATGTCATCACGTCGCTCACTCGTTGCGTTGCCATGGCGTCTCTCCTGTGGGGTTCCTCCTTCAGCGTGGGCACCGGCCTGTCCGCTGGCATGCGTTACCGTCGCGGGTGTCTGTCCATTTCCCCTGGCTTCGGGCATGCTGAGGCTTCGTGGGCCCTCCGGGGTCCGCGCATCGGGACGCCCGGCCGGAGGCGCTCCCCCTCACGCATTGCTTCCGACATGCCCTCCATCCCCTGGTTGCGTACCTCCGGCCTTGCTGCCGCCGTGCTGTGTCTGTCTGCCTGCAAGAGCGACTCGGACACCACCGAGCTGCGCTTCGGCATCAACCCGACGACCTACATGCGTCCGCTGACGGCGGAGTCCTCATCCCAGCGGACGGCGATGGAGTCTCCACTACCACCGCCCTCCTTCCGCTCGAACGACGGCCTCGTGTTCACGGTGGAGGGCGCCTACGCCACGCTGTTCGACGTGCGTCTGGAATTGCCGTCCGGGCACGAGTGCTCGGACTCCGAGGGCAAGCTGGCCCCGTTGATGACCTGCACCGACGCGGCGGACGGAAGGCCCGGGACGCTGAGCGTGCGGGAGCCCTTGTTTGTGAATTGGATGAACGCGGTGAACCTTCCAAACGGGCCGCTCCGTATCCCTGAAGGAGGCTATTCCCGCATCGAGGCCCGCCTGGGCCAGAGCGAGCCCGAGCTCTCCAGCTTCATCATGGACGCGAGCTTCACCTGGGAGGGCAAGCGCCATCTCCTGGCAGTGGCCTTCACCTCCACCGCGGCCCTGCGCTTCGAGCCACGAGGGCCCTTTGACATCGCTGGCTCCGGAGAGGACACCGTCGTGGTGGGCAGTCTGGACCTGACCACCTGGCTCGACGGCATCCCCGTGGCGAGCTGTCTGGCGTTGGGCGACCTGACCCTGGACAACACCATCCTGCGCCTGGAGACCGGGACGGGAGCATGCGCGGGCGCCGCCGAGCGCGTGAAACAAAACATCGAAACCAGCACCCGGTTGCTCTTCGCTTCTCACCGGTGAACCCCATGTCCATGTCTTCAAATTGGCTGTGTCTGTCTTTGATGTCCCTGGGGCTGTCCGGCTGTGACACCGGACCCCATACCCGGTTGCTCTTCGCGCTCAATCCATCGTTCCTCCAGGGAGATTCCCTGTCGGTCCCGGCCTCGGGGGTGCGGGCGATGACGGACCCGGTCACGCTCCCCGATCTCACGTCGGATGACGGCTTGAGATTCCAGCTGGCAGGCGCTGGCGTCACCGTGAAGGACATCCGTCTGGAGTTGGGCGGAGGGCTGCGTTGCGAGGACGTGAGCGAGGAACTCCAGGAAGGCACCGGGTGCGTCTCGTCCGAAGACGGCCCGGATACGGTCACGCTCGCGGGCCCCTTCTCCTTCTTTCTGCCGGACGGGGAGCCTTCGGAGGGCTGGAAGGAGCCACGCATCCCCACTGGCAAGTACCGGCGGGTCGACTTCGTGCTGGGGGAAGGCGGCTTGAGGGCCTACCCCCGGCTGCAACAGGGCTCGATTGACCTGGCCATGAACCTCACCCTGCCCGAGGGCACGGCGCTGGGCTTCGAGGTCCCCTATCCCCTCACGGTGGCGGAAGGCGGCTCCCTGCGCGTGACGTTCCGCCAGGCCACCTGGTTGAAGGGCCTCCCGCTGAGGGCCTGCTTCCAGAGCGGGGACCTGCCCCGGACGGACTCGGAGCTGCTCCTGGACGCCGCGAGCGGCGAATGCCAGGGCGCGGGGGACAGGGTGCGGGAGGCCCTGCGCACCCAGGTGGGCCTGAGCGCCCTCCCGTTCTGACCACCGCGGTCAGTAGTGGATCAGGTCGGACATCCACGGCAGCAGGACGAGCCACCACAGCAGCGGACTGACCAGCCCCAGGACCAGGCCGGCAATGGCCTGGCCCTGGCGGCCGATGGGCGGGGTCGCCGCCGGGTCCACGCGTTGGAGCGCCACCGCGCCGCAAATCACCGCGAAGGGCGCGAACAGGGGCATCAGCACCGAGCCAAAGCCATACCGCAGGGACTGATGCGCCATCGGGTTGTTGAAGCGCTGGTCCCAGAGCGCCTTCAGCACTCCGGGCGACACCGGCAGCCGGAAGAAGAGCTGGTTGCGCGCATCGCGGTGGATCCGCACCCCCGTGAGCACCCCGGGGATGGCGCACAGGAAGTAGAAGAAGCGCCCATCCCGGTTCATGGCATCCGCCACCACGGCCATCACCACTGGCGTGACCAGCATGGCGTGCCGCGCCCAGCGCTGACCCAGGAAGAAGGCCACGCCTACCGGAACGGGCAACAGCAGCAGCAGCGTGAACAACGACTGCTTCGTCGCGCGCAGCCCCCACTGCGCCAGCGCGGCGGCGGTGGCCACGCAGAGCAGCAGCGTCACGCCTCCCACCACCCACGCCCAGTCATCGCGCCGGCCCCAATAGCGCTGGCGCAGGGCCTCCAGGTAGTTCACGTCCGGGCGCGCCGCGCAGGCCTTGCAATACAACCGCACGCCCAGGCCCGCCACGGACGTGGCGCAGTCCGCGCAGAAGAAGCTCCCGCAGCGGGAACAGGTGCCGCCCGCGGGCAGGTCCGGGTGGACCGCGCAGCGGCCCTGCTGGGAGAGGGGCACCTCCGGGCTCATGGCCGCAGTGTCGCACGGCGAGCAACACCCGGCACCCCCGGGCCCACCCCGTCTCCTTCCGGCTTACAGGCCCCGGGGCGCGTGCTAAGCGCGCGAGAGAACGTCCTGAACCGTGGAGGAACCTTGTCCCGATTGAAGGCCCTCGCCGCAGCGGCCCTGTTCGTGGGGCTTCCGGCGCTCGCTCAGACCCCCGAGGCGAAGCCGCTGGAGCCCGGCCGCGAAAACCTGGCCATCCCGTATGAGAAGTACACGCTGCCCAACGGCATGGAGGTCATCTTCTCCGTGGACCGCAAGCTGCCCGTGGTGGCCGTCAACATCTGGTACCACGTGGGTGCCTACGACGAGCAACCGGGCCGCACCGGGTTCGCGCACCTCTTCGAGCACATGATGTTCCAGGGCTCCAAGCACGTGCCGGACGACGTGCACATCGGCCTGCTGGAGCAGGCGGGCGCCACGGACCTCAACGGCACCACCAGCTTCGACCGCACCAACTACTACGAGACCGTGCCCAGCAACCTGCTGGAGACGGCCCTGTGGTTGGAGAGCGACCGCATGGGCTTCCTGCTGGACGCGCTCACGCAGAAGAAGCTCGATACGCAGAAGGAGGTCGTGAAGAACGAGCGCCGCCAGAGCGTGGAGACGGCCCCCTACGGCGAGGCGCAGGAGAAGGCGTGGCAGGCGCTGTTCCCCGCGCCGCACCCGTACTCCGGCAACGTGATTGGATCCATGAAGGACCTGGACGCGGCCACGGTGGATGACGTGAAGGGGTTCTTCCGCAAGTGGTACGCGCCCTCCAACGCGACGCTCGCCATCGTGGGCGACTTCGACCCCGCGAAGGCCAAGGCGCTGGTGGAGAAGTACTTCGGCACGCTGACCTCTGGACCCAGGCCCCAGCGTCCGGACGTGAAGCCGGTGAAGGTCACGCGTGAGACGGTCATCCGCCACGACGAGAAGGTGGCCACGCTGCCCCTGCTCACCATGTCCTGGCTCACCGCCCCGTACCTGAAGCCCGGGGACGCGACGGCGGACGTGCTCGCCACCGCGCTGGGCACGGGCCGCGCGAGCCGCCTGTACCGCCGGCTGGTGCTGGACAAGCAGCTGGCGCAGAGCGTGGACGCCGTGCAGCAGAGCCAGGGCGCGCAGTCCGTCTTCTCCATCGAGGCGGTGGCCCGGCCCGGCGTCACCACGGACACGCTGAAGAAGGAGATCGACGCGGTGCTGGACGAGGTCCGCAAGGACGGCGTCACGCAGGAGGAGATCGTCCGCGCGCGCACCCGCTATGACACGCGCCAGCTGGCGGGTCTGCAGGCGGTGGGCGGCTCCGGCAGCAAGTCCGACACGCTCCAGAGCTACAACCAGTTCGTGGGCGAGCCCAGCTACGTCGCGCAGGACCTGGCGCGCTACCAGGACGTCACGCCCGATGCGGTGAAGCAGTTCGCCAACGACGTGCTGCGCCCGGACGCGCGCGTCGTGCTCCACGCGGTGCCGTCCGCCGACAAGGCCGCGCCGTCTTCCACCCCGGGCAAGGAGGCCCGCTAGTCATGCACCGCCAAATCCTCACTGCCCTCCTCACGCTGTCCGTCGCCGGCTGCGCCACCACGAAGCCCGCGGAGACGCCTCCCACCGAGACGCCCCCCACGGCGCAGCAATCCCAGACACCCGCTCCGGACGCGGAGGCGTTCCGCGACCAGCAGCCCAAGCCCGGCAAGCCGCCGGAGCTGGTGCTGCCCACCTTCGAGCAGGGGAAGCTGGACAACGGCCTCACCGTCATCGTCAGCACGCGCAAGGAATTGCCGCTGGTGTTCGTGGGCATCGCCTTCGCCGCGGGCGGGTCGCAGGAGCCCGCCGCGAAGCTGGGCATCGCGGACCTGTCCTACCGCATGCTGCTGGAGGGCGCGGGCAAGCGCGACACGGTGGCGCTGGACAACGCGTTCGCGGACCTGGGCGTGTCGCCCGCGCTGTCGGTGGACCCGGACGGCGCCTTCGTGGGCGCGCGCGTGCTCACGACCAACGTGGACGCGGCGATGAGCCTGCTGTCGGACGTCGTCCTGCGGCCCACCTTCGACGCGAAGGCCTTCGAGCGCCGCAAGAAGCAGCAGCTGGGCGAGCTGGTGCGCCGCATGGGCGACCCGAACTTCCTGGCGCAGCAGGCCTACTACCAGGCCGTGTTCGGCGCGGACCACCCGTACGGCCACACGTCCGGAGGCACGCCGAAGACGGTGGAGTCGCTCACGCTGGCGGACGCGAAGAGCTTCTACACGAAGAACACGGGCCCTCGCGCCGCCGCGCTCATCATGACCGGCGACGTGACGCTCCCGCAGGCGATGGAGTGGGGGAAGAAGTACTTCGGCGGGTGGAAGGGCGGGGCCGTGGCGCCCAAGCCGCCGCCCGCGCCGCCCGCGCCTCCGCGTCAGCTGGTGCGCGTGGTGCCCAAGCCGGGCCTGGAGCAGACGGTGGTGCTGGTGGGCCGTCCCGGCCTCGCCACGGGCCACCCGGACGAGTACCCGCTGGAGCTGGCCACCACGGTGTTCGGCGGCTTCTTCGGCAGCCGGCTCAACATGAACATCCGCGAGGACAAGGGCTACAGCTACGGAGCCAACGCGCACCTGGGCACGCGCCTGGGCGTGGGACCGCTCACCGCGTACGCGGCCGTGCGGAAGGACGTGACGGGTCCGGCCCTCAACGAGTTCATCAAGGAGCTGGCCGGCATCAAGTCCAACCCCATCACGGAGAAGGAGCTGGCCGCGGCGCGCGAAGGCCTCATCCGCGCGTTCCCGGGCGCCTTCGAGACGGTGGAGGGCCTGGGTGTCAGCGCCGCGAATCTCTACTTCCACCGCCGGCCGATGGATGAGTTCAAGCGCACCGTGGAGGGACTGGAGAAGGCCAGCGCCGCGGAGGTGCAGCGCGTGGCCGAGTCCTACCTGGACCCGGCCAACATGCAGGTGGTGCTCGTGGGCGACCCGCTGGTCATCCAGGAGCAGGTGACGCCGCTCAACCTGGGCAAGCTCACGCTGGAAGAGACGCCGGCGTCCAAGTAGCGCAGCGCTTCACTTCGAGATGTTGAAGCCGGGGTCCCGACGTGGGTGTCGGGGCCCCGGTTTTTTTCATTCCCGGGTGGGCTCGTTCTCTTCCTGGCGGGCTTCGGCCCTGAGGCGGCCGCGCTCCTCGCGCTCCTCGTCGTCGACGTCATCGAGGACGCTCTGGGGGTTGTTGCGATCCCCGCCGACGGGGGCGTCGCTGTCGAAGGCGAACTTCTGCTCCTCGGTGGAGTGCTTGGCGTCGTCCGCGTACAGGGGCTTGGTGTCGTCCGCCTCCAGCCCCCGCTCCACGCGGTCCTTGGCGAAGCCGGGCTTGTGGGCGGTGTCGCTCTTCTTGCGGGTGGCCATGGGTTGCTCCTGAAGGGGGTGGGACAGCTCACACACGCTCAATGTCGGCAGCCCTGGCCGCGAGCACCACGGTGGGGACCGTGGAGCGGGGGATGGGTTGCCTGCCCCCTGACCTTGGAGCGCGGAAGCGGCTAGGATGGGGACTCCATGGTTGGACGCAGCGGGAACAGCCAGCGGCACGAGGGGACGACGTCCTCCGTGGGCGCGCGCGTCCAGACCGTGATGACCGAGACTTGCACTCGCACCGGCCTGACTCCTCGCGGAGCGCGGACCGCCTGACTTCCGAAGTGGACCTCCTGAAGGTCCCTCCTTCCGAACCCGGCCCCGCGCTCCTCCCGAGCGCGGGGCTTTTTCGTTGCCCCACCTGCCAGTCGTCACCCCCGAGGACCCGCATGACGCCGCTTCCGATGTGCCGCCCCAGCCACCGAGTCCCGTCGTTCCGGAAGGAGTCCGTGTCATGCGCGTGATGAAATTCGGTGGCACCAGTGTCGGAGATGCGGAACGGATGCGCGGCGTGGTGGCGCTGGTGGAGGAGGCGCGCAAGGCCGAGCGGGTGATGGTGGTGGCGTCCGCGGTGTCGGGCATCACGAATCTCTTGGTGGAGGCGGCGAAGGTGGCGCAGGAGGGCGAGTCCGTGCAGGAGGCCTGCGCCCGGTTCGACGACACGCATTCGGCCATCGCGAAGGTGCTGAGCGTGGACCTGAAGCCCGCGCAGACGCGGCCCCTGGCGGAGGGGCTGGTGGCGCTTGGCGTCGAGCTGCGAGGGCTGTTGCAGGGCGTGGGGTTGCTGCGGGAGTGCTCGCCGTCGGTGCTGGCGCACCTGTCGGGGCTGGGGGAGCGGGCGTCGTGTCTGCTGCTCGCGGCGATGCTGGAGGCGCGGGGCCTGGAGCCCGTGAGCGTGGACCCGAGGCAGGCGCTGGTGTGCTCAGGGGACCCGCTGCAGGCGACGCCCCGGGTGGAGGAGATTCGCGCGAGGTTCGCGACGCTGCGTGAGGGCGGGCCGGGGCTGATGTTGATGCCGGGCTTCTTTGGAGGGGATGCGCGCGGCAAGACGATGTCGCTGGGGCGGGGAGGGTCGGACTACTCGGCGGCGCTGGCGGCGGCGGCGCTGGATGCGCGGCTGTTGGAGATCTGGACGGACGTGGACGGCATCTTCAGCGCGGACCCGCGGCTGGTGCCGGAGGCGTTCGCGCTGGAGGAGGTGAGCTTTGAGGAGGCGATGGAGCTGGCCTACTTCGGAGCGAAGGTGCTGCATCCGAAGACGATTGCGCCCGCGAGGGAGCGGGGCATCCCGGTGCGGGTGTGCAACAGCTTCCGGCCGGAGCATCCGGGCACGAGGGTGACGGCCACGGCGCCACTGTCGCGGCACCCGGTGCGGGGGTTGTCGTTCCTGCCGGACATCGCGCTCATCAACATCGCGGGGGCGGGGTTGAAGGGCGTGCCGGGCACGGCCGCGCGCGTCTTCGAGGCGATGGCGAGGGCATCCATCTCCGTGGTGTTGATTACGCAGGGCTCCAGCGAGTCCTCCATCAGCTTCTGCGTGGGGGAGGCGGAGGCCACGCGGGCGGTGCTGGCACTGGAGGACGCGTTCGAGGTGGAGCGCGAGGCGGGGAAGGTGGACCCCATCGAGCACCAGCCGGGGCTCGCGGTGTTGAGCATCGTGGGAGACGGGATGCGACACCGGGTGGGCGTGGCGGGGACGTTCTTCAGCGCGCTGGCGGACGTGGATTGCAGCATCGCGGCCATCGCGCAGGGGTCGAGTGAGCGGAGCATCTCCGCGGTGATTTCGCGCGAAGACGGGCCGCGTGCCATGGCACACGTGCACCGCAAGGCCTTTGGCACCACGGAGGTGGTGGAGCTGCTGGTGGCGGGCGTGGGCACGGTGGGCGGGGAGCTGTTGCGGCAGATTCATCAACAGGCGCCGAAGCTGCGGGCGCATGGGTTGGATTTGAGGGTGTGTGCCATTGCCAATAGCAGACACAGCCTGGTGGCGCCGGAGGGCGTGGCGCTGGACGGGTGGAAGGCGCGGCTGGAGGCGAGCGAGTCTGGATTCACGCTGGACACGTTCCGGGCCTGGGCGAAGGCGCGGCGTCCGGGCCGGCCCATCTTCGTGGACTGCACGAGCAGCGAGGACGTGGCGCTGGGTTATCCCGCGTTGATGGCGTCCGGGCTGCATGTGGTGACGGCGAACAAGAAAGCCAATGCGGGGCGTCAGGAGCACTGGAAGGCGCTGCGGGAGACGGCGGTGCGGCACCAGCGCAAGTTCCTCTACGAGACGAACGTGGGGGCGGGGCTGCCGGTCATCGACACGTTGAAGAACATGCTGCGCACGGGAGACACGGTGCACCGGGTGGAGGGCATCCTGTCCGGTTCGCTGTCGTTCATCCTGGGGCTGACGGAAGCCGGTGTGCCGCTGTCGAAGGCGGTGGGTACGGCGATGGAGAAGGGCTTCACGGAGCCGGATCCGCGAGACGACCTGGAGGGCACGGACGTGGCGCGCAAGGTGCTCATCCTGGCGCGGGAGTTGGGGAGGTCGCTGGAGTTGGAGGACGTGGCGCTGGCGTCGCTGTTGCCGGAGGAGTTCGACGCGAAGGGACCGCTGCCGGAGTTCCTGGCGCGGTTGCCGCAGGCGGATGAGCTCTTCCAGCGGAGGGTGGACGCGCACCGGAAGGAAGGAAAGGTGCTGCGCTACGTGGGCAGCGTGGGGCCGGAGGGCGTGCGCGTGGGATTGGTGCCAGTGCCGCTGGAGCATCCGCTGGCGGCGGTGAAGGGCGGCGAGAACGCGCTGAGCTTCCTGTCGGAACGGTACAGCCCCACGCCGCTGGTGATTCGAGGGTATGGCGCGGGCGCGGCGGTAACGGCGGCGGGAGTGCTCGCGGATGTGTTGCGATTGGTGGAGGGGCCGTTGCCCTGAGCGTGGGTGTTAGGCTTTTCCGTCATGAGGAAAAGCCTGACGTTCCTGGCCCTGACGCTGTGGATGGCGGCGTGCGCGTCCAGCACGCCGCTTCAACAGCGGTGGGACGAAGCCGAAGCGGAGTGCGGTGACGCGCGCAGCGACGCCTGTGTGACCCTGGTGTGTGGGGACACGGCGTGCGGCTTCTTCCGGTGTGAGGACGTACCTGGGGAGATAGTGCTGGCGCGGGGTCTGCCGCCCCGGCCTCCACCCGTGGCCGTGGCTCCCGCGCCGGGAAGTGGGCCCCGGCGCAACTGGGGGCCCGGGATGGACCTGCCGGGCGGTGCGGAACCGGTGATGGTGTTCCCCTGGTACGGGAACCCCAAGCCCGTGCCTCCTCAGCGGCAGCTGCCAGCGGGGAAGTTCGAGAAGCACCACATCTTCCCGCAGGCGCGGGACCTTGCTGAGTGGTTCAAGAGCAAGGGGATCGACATCCACCAGTACACGATCCCCATTCCCGTGCACGTTCACCGGCGTATCCACAGCGATGGTCCCAAGGGAGGCATGTGGAACGAGGCCTGGCGTGACTTCAAAGAAGAGAATCGAGGCGCTTCACCACCGGAAATCTTCCGGCATGCCGGAGAGCTCATCTATCGCT
This DNA window, taken from Corallococcus exiguus, encodes the following:
- the dnaA gene encoding chromosomal replication initiator protein DnaA, whose amino-acid sequence is MNALAQAPSPSLPSAGVIWTRTLEAIRQEGLHYALTWLERMRPMEVRENALVLGVPDRFFRDWVDDHYRAMLETHLARLEPSLGRVAYEVVVGIPPSADLPPTPIVKVNSLRPARLNPRFTFDTYVVADSNQLPAAAAQAVAHRPGHNYNPLYIYGGTGLGKTHLLQAVGNHIWEKDPTQRIVYLSSEQFTNEYVESVREHRMTDFRRKFREECDVLLIDDIQFLGKREETQKEFFYTFETLFGLNKAIVLTSDMVPAEVPGMEDRLRSRFAMGLMADIREPSYETRVAILQKKAEQEGLDLPDPVAHFIAKHVQKNVRELEGALVKLSAMHSLTKQPVTEEFASQVLRDILPAQRAVDVDAIQREVARFYKVTVEALKEDRRHKALAHARQVAMYLSRKLTKSSFPEIASRFNKDHSTVISAVRKVEGLRETDAAVHRDLSELETKLGGM
- a CDS encoding M16 family metallopeptidase, producing MKALAAAALFVGLPALAQTPEAKPLEPGRENLAIPYEKYTLPNGMEVIFSVDRKLPVVAVNIWYHVGAYDEQPGRTGFAHLFEHMMFQGSKHVPDDVHIGLLEQAGATDLNGTTSFDRTNYYETVPSNLLETALWLESDRMGFLLDALTQKKLDTQKEVVKNERRQSVETAPYGEAQEKAWQALFPAPHPYSGNVIGSMKDLDAATVDDVKGFFRKWYAPSNATLAIVGDFDPAKAKALVEKYFGTLTSGPRPQRPDVKPVKVTRETVIRHDEKVATLPLLTMSWLTAPYLKPGDATADVLATALGTGRASRLYRRLVLDKQLAQSVDAVQQSQGAQSVFSIEAVARPGVTTDTLKKEIDAVLDEVRKDGVTQEEIVRARTRYDTRQLAGLQAVGGSGSKSDTLQSYNQFVGEPSYVAQDLARYQDVTPDAVKQFANDVLRPDARVVLHAVPSADKAAPSSTPGKEAR
- a CDS encoding amidohydrolase family protein, whose amino-acid sequence is MTGIGGMCEAHRGVGLTRRRALFAGALLLGSGCLRRGTVPAREVLPSDTGKADRRYLVKGGVVMSMSPAVGDFARADVLVEGRRIVEAGPDVKAPDAAVIDAADCIVMPGVIDTHHHQFETALRGALAEGLVTDDDRAPGERNYFEEIIGKLTPAYRSEDVYASVLLGSLSQLDAGVTTVVDTSQVIHTPEHSDALVQALKDAGRRAVFAFGTGKKGNRVPEGPAPAEATALRVR
- a CDS encoding amidohydrolase family protein, with the protein product MDVLIVTHVVGRRGHGAVLEELGREGLLGEDNEYIHVSGLEGDAPWKWMKDTEGGISIAAPIEMTMRHGMPPLEKVLAFGLQPSLSVDVECTMTADFFTQMRTVYTLQRALVNERALRGEKDLPPMLTCRDVLRFATVEGARAAHLSKRVGTLTPGKEADLILLRTDALNVAPLNNALGAVVTLLEQSNVDTVIVAGQVRKWRGALVGVDLAGLRQRVTASRDFLFETSGVPRRLF
- a CDS encoding CBS domain-containing protein — encoded protein: MATQRVSDVMTSDVEVVRPSDSLRIAAEKMRLLNVGPIPVCDGDQLVGIVTDRDIVIRAVAQGLDAERTQVAQAMTRGVEFVYDDDDLTQAAQKMRASQIRRILVLNRAKRLVGILSLGDVSAELSDQESGRTLEEVSAPSQPAQP